In Mycobacterium sp. 050128, one genomic interval encodes:
- the mhuD gene encoding mycobilin-forming heme oxygenase MhuD — protein MPSVVKINAIEVPADAGPELEKRFAHRAHAVDNQPGFLGFQLLRPVKGENRYFVVTHWESDEAFQAWASGPAVEAHAGQRANPVATGASLLEFEVVMDVAGSKPSE, from the coding sequence ATGCCGTCAGTGGTGAAGATCAACGCAATCGAAGTGCCCGCCGACGCCGGCCCTGAGCTGGAAAAGCGCTTCGCCCATCGCGCCCATGCGGTGGACAACCAGCCCGGCTTCCTCGGCTTTCAGCTGCTGCGTCCGGTGAAGGGCGAGAACCGCTACTTCGTCGTGACACACTGGGAGTCCGATGAAGCATTCCAGGCGTGGGCGAGTGGGCCCGCCGTCGAAGCCCATGCTGGTCAGCGTGCCAACCCGGTGGCGACCGGTGCGTCGCTGCTGGAATTCGAGGTTGTCATGGACGTCGCGGGGAGTAAGCCGTCTGAATAG
- a CDS encoding alpha/beta fold hydrolase: MPTDLLTCRGGQGEPLILVHGLMGRGTTWSRQLPWLTRLGTVYTYDAPWHRGRDVEDPYPISTERFVADLADAVTTLATPVRLVGHSMGALHSWCLAAQHPELVSALVLEDMAPDFRGRTTGPWEPWLHALPVEFDTAEQVYNEFGPVAGRYFLEAFDHTDSGWRLHGHTSRWIEIAAEWGTRDYWEHWLAVRVPALLLEAGNSVTPPGQMRGMYEKHSTATYLVVPEAGHLIHDDAPQVYREAVESFLAGEPEPAVAGLRH, encoded by the coding sequence ATGCCCACCGATCTGTTGACCTGCCGGGGCGGGCAAGGCGAGCCGTTGATTTTGGTCCACGGCCTGATGGGCCGCGGCACCACCTGGTCGCGCCAGCTGCCATGGCTGACCCGGCTGGGCACCGTCTACACCTACGATGCGCCGTGGCATCGCGGCCGCGATGTCGAGGACCCGTACCCGATCAGCACCGAACGCTTCGTGGCCGACCTCGCCGACGCGGTAACCACATTGGCGACGCCGGTGCGGCTGGTGGGCCATTCGATGGGGGCACTGCACTCCTGGTGTCTGGCCGCGCAGCACCCCGAGCTGGTTTCGGCCCTGGTCCTCGAGGACATGGCACCCGACTTTCGCGGCCGTACCACCGGTCCGTGGGAGCCGTGGCTGCACGCGCTTCCGGTCGAATTCGACACTGCCGAACAGGTTTACAACGAATTCGGTCCGGTCGCAGGCCGATATTTTCTGGAGGCCTTCGACCATACCGACTCCGGTTGGCGGTTACACGGTCACACCTCGCGATGGATCGAGATCGCCGCAGAATGGGGCACCCGGGACTACTGGGAGCACTGGCTGGCGGTCCGGGTGCCGGCGTTGCTGCTCGAGGCCGGCAACTCCGTCACTCCGCCCGGCCAGATGCGCGGTATGTACGAAAAGCATTCGACGGCAACATATCTGGTGGTTCCCGAGGCCGGTCATCTGATTCACGACGATGCCCCGCAGGTCTACCGTGAAGCCGTCGAGTCATTCCTCGCCGGCGAGCCCGAACCGGCCGTCGCTGGTCTGCGTCACTAG
- a CDS encoding A/G-specific adenine glycosylase, with product MTSQGQIPAGELLGWYELSRRDLPWREPGVDAWQILVSEFMLQQTPVARVLPIWTDWVRRWPTPSATAAASAADVLRAWGKLGYPRRAKRLHECAIVIARDHGDVVPDDVEILLGLPGIGSYTARAVACFAYRKRVPVVDTNVRRVVARAVHGLADAAAASTTRDLADVSALLPKDATAPQFSVALMELGATVCTARAPRCGLCPLEHCAWRQAGFPPAQGPARRVQTYAGTDRQVRGRLLDVLRAKDSPVSRAELDVAWLTDTAQRDRALYSLLADGLVTQTSDGRFGLAGEE from the coding sequence ATGACTAGCCAGGGGCAAATCCCGGCGGGTGAACTTCTGGGGTGGTACGAACTCTCGCGCCGCGATCTGCCCTGGCGGGAACCGGGTGTGGACGCGTGGCAGATCCTGGTCAGCGAATTCATGCTGCAACAGACTCCGGTGGCCCGGGTGCTGCCGATCTGGACGGACTGGGTACGGCGCTGGCCCACACCGTCGGCGACCGCGGCGGCCAGTGCGGCCGACGTGCTGCGGGCGTGGGGCAAGCTGGGCTACCCGAGGCGGGCAAAGCGCTTGCACGAATGCGCCATCGTCATTGCGCGTGATCACGGCGACGTCGTTCCCGACGACGTCGAAATCCTATTGGGGTTGCCGGGCATCGGCAGCTATACGGCGCGAGCCGTGGCGTGCTTCGCCTACCGCAAGCGGGTGCCGGTGGTGGACACCAATGTGCGACGGGTGGTGGCCCGCGCCGTGCACGGCCTAGCCGACGCCGCTGCGGCGTCCACAACCCGCGACCTTGCCGACGTTTCGGCGCTGTTGCCGAAAGACGCTACGGCGCCGCAGTTTTCGGTGGCACTGATGGAGCTGGGCGCCACGGTGTGCACTGCGCGCGCTCCGCGCTGCGGGTTGTGCCCGCTAGAGCACTGTGCGTGGCGGCAGGCCGGCTTTCCGCCCGCGCAAGGGCCGGCCCGCCGCGTTCAGACGTATGCCGGAACGGATCGCCAAGTCCGCGGACGGTTGTTGGATGTCTTGCGCGCCAAGGATTCTCCAGTGAGCCGGGCGGAGCTGGATGTCGCGTGGCTCACCGATACCGCCCAGCGCGACCGGGCACTGTATTCGCTGCTTGCCGACGGCCTAGTGACGCAGACCAGCGACGGCCGGTTCGGGCTCGCCGGCGAGGAATGA
- a CDS encoding carbonic anhydrase, with protein MPNSNPVSAWKALKEGNERFVAGQPAHPSQSVEHRASLASGQKPTAVVFGCADSRVAAELIFDQGLGDMFVVRTAGQAIDSAVLGSIEFAVTVLDVPLIVVLGHNSCGAVKAAIGAVDDGAIPGGFVRDVVERVAPSILLGRREGLSRVDEFEARHVCETLAQLTSRSAAIAERVSAGTLALAGVTYHLSDGRAALVDHVGDIGE; from the coding sequence ATGCCCAACTCCAATCCGGTATCCGCATGGAAAGCACTCAAAGAGGGTAACGAGCGATTCGTCGCCGGACAGCCTGCGCACCCGAGCCAGAGCGTCGAGCATCGTGCCAGCCTGGCTTCCGGGCAGAAGCCCACAGCGGTTGTGTTCGGCTGTGCGGACAGCCGGGTGGCCGCCGAGCTCATCTTCGATCAGGGCCTGGGCGACATGTTCGTGGTGCGCACCGCCGGGCAGGCGATCGACTCCGCGGTACTGGGCTCGATCGAGTTCGCGGTCACCGTGCTCGACGTTCCGCTGATCGTGGTCCTCGGCCACAACAGCTGCGGCGCCGTCAAGGCCGCCATCGGCGCGGTCGACGACGGCGCGATCCCAGGCGGTTTTGTGCGCGACGTGGTGGAGCGGGTCGCGCCGTCGATTCTGCTGGGGCGCCGTGAGGGGCTGAGTCGTGTCGACGAGTTCGAGGCACGGCATGTATGCGAGACGTTGGCGCAGCTCACATCGCGTTCTGCCGCCATCGCCGAGCGCGTTTCGGCTGGCACGCTGGCGCTGGCCGGGGTCACCTACCACCTCTCCGACGGGCGCGCGGCGCTGGTCGATCACGTCGGCGACATCGGCGAATAA
- the disA gene encoding DNA integrity scanning diadenylate cyclase DisA, whose product MTRPTLRETVARLAPGTGLRDGLERILRGRTGALIVLGNDENVEAICDGGFALDVRYAPTRLRELAKMDGAVVLSTDASRIVRANVQLVPDPSIPTDESGTRHRSAERAAIQTGHPVISVSHSMNIVTVYVGGERHVLADSATILSRANQAIATLERYKTRLDEVSRLLSRAEIEDFVTLRDVMTVVQRLELVRRIGLVIDYDVVELGTDGRQLRLQLEELLGGNDTDRELIVRDYHASPEPLSDVQMIGTLDELDSLSDTELLEITSLAKVFGYPTTAEAQDSALSPRGYRAMAGIPRLQFAHVDLLVRNFGTLQGLLAASANDLQSVDGIGSMWARHVREGLSQLAESTIADPLN is encoded by the coding sequence GTGACGCGTCCGACGCTACGTGAAACAGTCGCCCGCCTGGCACCGGGAACCGGGCTCCGGGACGGCCTGGAGCGCATCCTGCGCGGCCGTACCGGTGCGCTGATCGTGCTCGGCAACGACGAGAACGTCGAGGCCATCTGCGACGGCGGGTTCGCCCTGGATGTCCGATACGCCCCGACGCGACTGCGTGAGCTGGCCAAGATGGACGGTGCCGTTGTGCTGTCCACCGACGCCAGCCGCATCGTGCGGGCCAACGTGCAGCTGGTGCCCGATCCGTCGATACCCACCGACGAGTCGGGCACCCGGCACCGCTCGGCGGAACGCGCCGCGATCCAGACCGGCCACCCGGTGATCTCGGTCAGCCACTCGATGAACATCGTCACCGTCTATGTCGGCGGGGAGCGTCATGTGCTGGCCGATTCCGCGACCATCCTGTCGCGGGCCAACCAGGCCATCGCGACCCTGGAGCGCTACAAGACCCGCCTCGACGAAGTCAGCCGGCTGTTGTCACGGGCCGAGATCGAAGACTTCGTCACGCTGCGCGACGTGATGACCGTGGTGCAGCGACTCGAGTTGGTCCGCCGCATCGGGCTGGTGATCGACTATGACGTCGTCGAACTGGGCACCGACGGACGTCAGTTGCGGCTTCAGCTCGAGGAGCTGCTGGGCGGCAACGACACCGATCGGGAGTTAATCGTGCGCGACTACCACGCCAGCCCCGAGCCGCTGTCCGATGTGCAGATGATCGGGACGCTCGACGAGCTGGACTCCTTGTCGGACACCGAGCTGCTCGAAATCACTTCGCTGGCAAAGGTTTTCGGTTATCCGACGACGGCGGAGGCGCAGGATTCGGCGCTGAGCCCCCGTGGCTACCGCGCGATGGCCGGTATCCCCCGGCTGCAGTTCGCCCACGTCGACCTGTTGGTCCGCAACTTCGGGACGCTGCAGGGTCTGCTGGCGGCCAGCGCCAACGACCTGCAATCGGTCGACGGCATCGGCTCGATGTGGGCCCGCCATGTGCGGGAAGGCCTGTCCCAACTGGCGGAGTCGACGATCGCCGACCCGCTCAACTGA